In the genome of Saccharomonospora viridis DSM 43017, one region contains:
- a CDS encoding PH domain-containing protein, translating to MAYPDRLLSEGEQVVAHKHPHFKMLIFPTLALVVTAVAGGYLAWQATDFAAPWDTVVLITIAVVGGILIVWLFLTPFVRWRTTHFVVTTDRVIVREGVIKRTGIDIPMGRIHSVRFEHGLVDRIFGCGTLIIESASDEPLTFDDIPQVERMHTYIYRQVNDNPYDDYGAPGVRDEPHARPYDPAEEFESDAGRRERYGRA from the coding sequence GTGGCGTATCCCGACCGTCTGCTCAGCGAGGGCGAGCAGGTCGTGGCACACAAGCATCCACATTTCAAGATGCTGATCTTCCCCACGCTCGCGCTCGTGGTGACGGCGGTGGCCGGGGGGTATCTCGCCTGGCAGGCCACCGATTTCGCGGCTCCGTGGGACACCGTGGTGTTGATCACCATCGCCGTTGTGGGCGGCATCCTCATCGTCTGGTTGTTCTTGACGCCGTTCGTCCGGTGGCGCACCACGCACTTCGTCGTCACCACCGACCGCGTGATCGTCCGGGAGGGCGTGATCAAACGCACCGGGATCGACATCCCGATGGGCCGCATCCACAGCGTGCGGTTCGAACACGGGCTCGTCGATCGCATCTTCGGCTGCGGCACGCTCATCATCGAGTCCGCGTCGGACGAACCGTTGACCTTCGACGACATCCCGCAGGTCGAGAGGATGCACACCTACATCTACCGTCAGGTCAACGACAACCCCTACGACGACTACGGTGCCCCCGGCGTCCGCGACGAACCGCACGCGCGCCCCTACGATCCGGCGGAGGAGTTCGAATCGGATGCCGGACGACGGGAGCGGTATGGGCGTGCGTGA